The following proteins are co-located in the Phocoena phocoena chromosome 1, mPhoPho1.1, whole genome shotgun sequence genome:
- the PPT1 gene encoding palmitoyl-protein thioesterase 1 yields the protein MASSSSLWLLALAFLPGSCASLALGHLDPPAPLPLVIWHGMGDSCCNPLSMGAVKKMVEKKIPGIYVLSLEIGKTLVEDVENSFFLNVNSQVTTVCQILAKDPELQQGYNAMGFSQGGQFLRAVAQRCPSPPMINLISVGGQHQGVFGLPRCPGESSHICDLIRKTLNAGAYNKAIQERLVQAEYWHDPIKEDIYRNHSIFLADINQERGVNESYKKNLMALKKFVMVKFLNDSIVDPVDSEWFGFYRSGQAKETIPLQESTLYTQDRLGLKAMDNAGQLVFLALEGDHLQLSEAWFYAHIIPFLE from the exons ATGGCGTCGTCCAGCTCTTTGTGGCTCTTGGCTCTCGCTTTCCTGCCGGGGTCCTGCGCTTCCCTGGCGCTGGGGCATCTTGACCCGCCGGCCCCGCTGCCTCTGGTGATCTGGCATGGGATGG GAGACAGCTGTTGTAATCCCTTAAGCATGGGCGCTGTTAAGAAAATGGTCGAGAAGAAAATACCTGGAATTTACGTCTTGTCTTTAGAGATTGGGAAGACCCTGGTAGAG gatgtggagaacagcTTCTTTTTGAATGTCAACTCCCAAGTAACAACAGTGTGTCAGATTCTTGCTAAGGATCCTGAATTGCAGCAAGGCTACAATGCTATGGGATTCTCCCAGGGAGGCCAATTTCT gaGGGCAGTGGCTCAGAGATGCCCATCACCTCCTATGATCAATCTCATATCAGTTGGGGGACAACATCAAG GTGTTTTTGGACTCCCTCGGTGCCCAGGAGAGAGCTCTCACATCTGTGACTTGATCAGAAAAACACTGAATGCTGGAGCTTACAACAAAGCTATACAGGAACG CCTGGTACAAGCAGAATACTGGCACGACCCCATAAAGGAGGACATATACCGCAACCACAGCATCTTCTTGGCAGATATTAATCAGGAGAGA GGTGTCAATGAGTCCTACAAGAAAAACCTGATGGCCCTGAAGAAGTTTGTGATGGTGAAATTCCTCAACGATTCCATTGTGGACCCCGTGGATTCTGAG TGGTTTGGATTTTACAGAAGTGGCCAAGCCAAGGAAACCATTCCCTTACAGGAGAGCACCCTGTACACACAG GACCGCCTGGGGCTAAAGGCAATGGACAACGCAGGACAGCTGGTGTTCCTGGCTCTCGAAGGGGACCATCTTCAACTGTCTGAAGCATGGTTTTATGCCCACATCATACCCTTCCTTGAGTGA